One genomic segment of Methylocystis sp. SC2 includes these proteins:
- a CDS encoding aldolase/citrate lyase family protein, whose translation MILESDASDEDVAAALECGADALLLRLGPCAEDAARRGVRARACALINEARGKSAAPKLFVEVAALDSELIEADLDALFGPGPDGVFLPSCDGAASLQRMAVKLAVREAQAGRADGATRIGAFAGGDPAAVLALHSLAGASPRLAALAFDEAGLRAALGLAEGNGAAVQMARGAVVIAAASAGVPALAPPAQPGETQAYAAARRDGFRGAMALFPGEIAAIHEVFPRSENRQRPQSSA comes from the coding sequence TTGATCCTTGAGTCCGACGCCAGCGATGAGGATGTCGCAGCGGCGCTTGAGTGCGGCGCCGATGCGCTCCTGTTGCGGCTCGGCCCCTGTGCGGAAGACGCGGCGCGACGCGGCGTCCGCGCGCGCGCTTGCGCGCTGATCAATGAGGCGCGAGGCAAGAGCGCGGCGCCGAAGCTCTTCGTGGAAGTCGCCGCTCTCGACAGCGAGCTCATCGAAGCCGACCTCGACGCGCTGTTCGGCCCGGGGCCGGACGGCGTCTTTCTTCCATCCTGCGACGGCGCCGCGAGCCTGCAGCGCATGGCCGTGAAGCTCGCCGTGCGCGAGGCGCAAGCCGGCCGCGCCGACGGCGCGACCAGGATCGGCGCCTTCGCGGGGGGCGATCCCGCCGCCGTGTTGGCGTTGCATTCCCTTGCCGGCGCGTCGCCGCGTCTTGCGGCGCTGGCCTTCGACGAAGCCGGGCTGCGCGCGGCGCTGGGGCTCGCCGAGGGTAACGGCGCCGCTGTCCAAATGGCGCGCGGAGCGGTCGTGATCGCGGCGGCCTCGGCCGGCGTTCCGGCGCTCGCGCCGCCCGCGCAACCCGGGGAAACGCAGGCCTATGCAGCGGCGCGCCGCGACGGTTTTCGAGGGGCGATGGCGCTTTTTCCCGGCGAGATCGCGGCCATCCATGAGGTCTTCCCGCGGAGCGAGAATCGACAAAGACCGCAATCCTCGGCATAG
- a CDS encoding type ISP restriction/modification enzyme has protein sequence MIDRFETYLLKLRETPLAEHTEHTGRAALESLLGQFAKDAHTGLRVQHEPKRDKDKGAPDFKVSRHGMILGYVEVKEIGANLDKILKSDQIKRYRELSANIILTDYLQWIWIDGAHVNAREALAFPTDLDARKIRIAPERAEAVGKLISAFFSEAPEGIGRAQQLALALATRSKLLREFLGEELVRQQREHQEGRLFGLFQIFRDQVFHELTTADFADAFAQMLAYGLFLAKLNADTERVTLHNAREFVPGSFRLIRELVDFLTVLDSDEYREVRWVVEEVLSIVNGLDLPAIHEDLSFRTRKAINRKVRAQDEEEHRLFERDPFIYFYEDYLKAYDAKMRKSRGVYYTPPPIVNFIVRAVDDVLKDSFGIREGLADSKRVTVLDFACGTGTFLLEVFQRIFDNIGGADKGRADPIVREHILKNIYGFEYLIAPYTIAHLKLSQFLKDRGHALKDDERLQVFLTNTLEPIEPQKNFLLPAISAEVEAAQAVKDKPILVILGNPPYSGHSKNKGAWITTAIDGYKYTIEKDDKGKEFVKPLGERNPKWLNDDYVKFIRFAQLKMDAVDEGVVGIITNHSWLDNPTFRGMRQSLMRSFDRIYVIDLHGNAKKKEVAPDGSKDENIFDIEQGVAISIFVKKPGLERGVWRGDWWGKRLEKYKAGAEQTLKSSKVERLELNERDFYFILRNRELEKSYGSGWALAEIYSLGGAGIVTAHDAFSISFESRELIARFEKFRKAKGDAKALHQEFDVEEKTGWDILRGWKALSQSPRKTADFVREIAYSPFDSRKILYEDHLVWRTVRKLMDEIDDENFVLLSSRVTKDEISAIIVSSAFRHKSATRYDITYGFPLYTRSDSRRIENFSPPFRSFLDARYDGHHFEAEEILGYIYAVLHAPTYRRRYAEFLRIDFPRIPFAEKREDFETLSRMGTELIEAHLLKDFPRRGLGDYHGRGDNSVEKPRYVEAEERVFINDAQSFAPVPKEIWEFHIGGYQVLEKYLKSRKGRTFSLDEINHVAAVADVLAFTIEQMEKIDDAWRKAFPDRG, from the coding sequence ATGATCGATCGTTTTGAAACCTATCTATTGAAACTGCGCGAAACGCCGCTCGCGGAGCATACCGAGCATACGGGCCGCGCCGCCCTGGAATCTCTCTTGGGCCAATTCGCCAAGGACGCGCACACAGGTCTGCGGGTCCAGCACGAACCCAAGCGCGATAAAGACAAGGGCGCGCCTGACTTCAAGGTTTCCCGCCATGGCATGATCCTCGGCTATGTCGAGGTCAAGGAAATCGGCGCCAATCTCGACAAGATTCTCAAGTCCGACCAGATCAAGCGGTATCGCGAACTCTCAGCCAATATAATCCTTACGGACTATTTGCAGTGGATATGGATCGATGGCGCGCATGTGAATGCGCGCGAAGCGCTCGCCTTCCCGACCGACCTCGACGCGCGCAAAATTCGCATCGCGCCGGAGCGTGCGGAGGCCGTCGGCAAACTGATATCGGCGTTCTTCTCCGAAGCGCCCGAGGGCATTGGCCGCGCTCAGCAATTGGCGCTGGCGCTCGCAACGCGCAGCAAGTTGCTGCGCGAATTTTTAGGCGAAGAATTGGTACGACAGCAACGAGAACATCAAGAGGGCCGTTTGTTCGGCCTATTTCAGATTTTTCGCGACCAAGTCTTCCACGAACTCACGACTGCGGATTTCGCCGACGCCTTCGCGCAGATGCTGGCTTACGGTCTGTTTCTCGCGAAGCTCAACGCCGATACTGAACGCGTCACGCTGCATAATGCACGCGAGTTCGTGCCGGGCTCCTTCCGACTGATTCGCGAACTCGTCGACTTCCTGACCGTGCTCGATAGCGACGAATATCGCGAGGTGCGATGGGTCGTTGAAGAGGTGCTCTCCATCGTCAACGGGCTCGATCTGCCCGCGATTCACGAGGACTTATCCTTCCGGACCCGCAAGGCGATCAATCGCAAGGTCCGCGCGCAGGATGAAGAAGAGCATCGGCTTTTCGAGCGCGATCCCTTCATTTACTTCTACGAGGATTATCTGAAGGCCTACGACGCCAAGATGCGCAAGAGCCGCGGCGTCTATTACACGCCGCCGCCGATCGTGAATTTCATCGTCCGCGCGGTAGACGATGTTCTGAAGGACAGTTTCGGCATTCGCGAGGGGCTGGCGGATTCAAAGCGCGTCACCGTGCTCGATTTCGCCTGCGGCACGGGAACGTTTTTGCTCGAAGTGTTTCAGCGCATCTTCGACAATATCGGCGGCGCCGACAAAGGGCGCGCCGACCCGATCGTACGCGAACACATTTTGAAGAACATCTACGGCTTCGAATATCTCATCGCGCCCTACACCATCGCGCATCTGAAGCTCTCACAATTTTTGAAGGACCGCGGCCATGCGCTGAAGGATGACGAGCGGCTTCAGGTCTTTCTCACGAACACGCTGGAACCGATCGAGCCGCAGAAGAACTTCCTGCTGCCGGCGATCTCGGCTGAGGTCGAGGCGGCGCAGGCCGTGAAGGACAAGCCGATATTGGTGATTTTGGGGAATCCACCCTATTCTGGTCATTCCAAGAATAAAGGCGCATGGATAACGACCGCAATCGATGGATACAAATACACGATCGAAAAAGACGATAAGGGCAAGGAATTCGTTAAGCCGCTCGGTGAACGCAATCCGAAGTGGCTCAATGACGACTACGTGAAGTTCATTCGCTTCGCGCAGTTGAAAATGGACGCAGTCGATGAAGGCGTCGTCGGAATCATCACCAATCATTCATGGCTCGACAATCCGACATTTCGCGGCATGCGCCAGTCGCTAATGCGCAGCTTCGATCGAATTTACGTAATCGACCTGCACGGAAACGCCAAGAAGAAGGAAGTCGCGCCAGACGGCTCGAAGGACGAAAATATTTTCGACATTGAGCAGGGTGTGGCGATCAGCATCTTCGTCAAAAAGCCCGGCTTGGAACGCGGGGTTTGGCGCGGCGACTGGTGGGGGAAAAGGCTGGAAAAATATAAGGCCGGGGCCGAGCAAACTCTCAAGTCGTCCAAGGTTGAGAGACTTGAGCTCAACGAGCGAGACTTTTACTTTATTCTTCGAAATAGAGAGCTAGAAAAAAGCTACGGAAGCGGATGGGCCCTCGCGGAAATCTATTCCCTTGGAGGCGCGGGAATCGTGACTGCTCATGACGCGTTCTCGATTAGCTTTGAAAGTCGCGAGCTAATCGCTCGCTTCGAAAAATTCCGAAAGGCCAAAGGAGACGCCAAAGCTCTTCATCAGGAATTTGACGTCGAAGAAAAAACTGGCTGGGATATTTTAAGAGGATGGAAAGCTCTCTCACAAAGCCCGCGAAAGACCGCGGATTTTGTTCGAGAAATCGCTTATTCACCTTTTGACTCACGAAAAATTCTTTACGAAGATCATCTCGTTTGGCGTACCGTCAGAAAGCTCATGGATGAAATTGACGACGAAAATTTCGTCTTGCTTTCCAGTCGCGTCACGAAGGACGAAATATCTGCGATCATTGTGTCTTCCGCATTTCGGCATAAATCGGCTACTCGCTATGACATAACCTATGGTTTCCCATTATATACACGCTCAGATTCCCGCAGAATAGAAAACTTCTCTCCCCCCTTCCGCAGCTTCCTCGACGCTCGATATGATGGCCATCATTTCGAAGCCGAAGAAATTCTCGGATACATTTACGCAGTCCTGCACGCGCCGACTTACCGGCGCCGCTACGCAGAATTTCTGCGCATAGATTTCCCCCGCATTCCCTTCGCGGAAAAACGCGAGGACTTCGAGACGCTGTCGCGCATGGGCACCGAACTGATCGAGGCGCATCTTCTGAAGGACTTCCCGCGTCGCGGTCTCGGCGACTATCATGGGCGCGGCGACAACAGCGTCGAAAAGCCCCGCTATGTCGAAGCCGAGGAACGCGTTTTCATCAATGACGCGCAATCCTTCGCGCCCGTGCCGAAGGAGATTTGGGAATTCCACATCGGCGGTTATCAGGTGCTCGAGAAATATCTGAAGTCTCGAAAGGGGCGGACGTTTTCTCTCGACGAGATCAATCATGTCGCCGCGGTCGCTGACGTTCTGGCCTTCACCATCGAGCAGATGGAGAAAATCGACGACGCCTGGCGCAAGGCTTTCCCGGACAGGGGATAA
- a CDS encoding ferredoxin has product MTETAIKPFRLHVFVCVNTRDGRSACEDHGAKEALAKVKEALKALPFAKRDGVRLTQSGCLGQCEHGPVAVVYPGGKWISYASADELIRFVLEAIEAPD; this is encoded by the coding sequence ATGACTGAAACAGCGATCAAACCGTTCCGCCTCCACGTCTTCGTCTGCGTCAACACGCGCGACGGCCGATCCGCCTGCGAGGACCACGGCGCAAAGGAGGCTCTGGCGAAGGTGAAGGAAGCGCTCAAGGCGCTGCCCTTCGCCAAGCGCGACGGCGTGCGCCTGACGCAGTCGGGCTGCCTCGGCCAATGCGAGCACGGCCCCGTCGCGGTCGTCTATCCTGGCGGAAAATGGATCAGCTATGCGTCGGCCGACGAGCTGATCCGCTTTGTGCTGGAGGCGATCGAGGCCCCGGACTGA
- a CDS encoding NAD kinase encodes MGAAGDRQNHAKKPCAHLAFLASGAPEAEESRQRLIEKYGDCPPEEADCIVALGGDGLMLRTLHRFMDAGKPIYGMNRGSVGFLMNQYRETGLRKRIAEAKPSIIHPLLMHAVNVRGDEFSAHAINEVSLLRQTSQIAKLRILVNGQERLPELVTDGVLVSTPAGSTAYNLSANGPILPLDAPLMALTPISAFRPRRWHGALLPDLAKVRIEVLEAAKRPVSVVADHDEFRDLAYVDVVMDHATSLILLHDAGHSLEERILREQFGY; translated from the coding sequence ATGGGCGCCGCCGGAGATCGGCAGAATCACGCGAAGAAGCCGTGCGCCCATCTGGCTTTTCTCGCCTCGGGCGCGCCGGAGGCGGAGGAGTCGCGCCAGCGCCTCATCGAAAAATACGGCGACTGCCCGCCTGAGGAGGCCGATTGCATCGTCGCGCTCGGGGGCGACGGCCTCATGCTTCGCACGTTGCATCGGTTCATGGACGCCGGCAAGCCGATCTACGGCATGAACCGCGGCTCGGTCGGCTTTCTGATGAACCAATATCGCGAGACGGGGCTGCGCAAGCGGATCGCCGAGGCCAAGCCTTCTATCATTCACCCCTTGCTGATGCATGCCGTCAATGTGCGCGGCGACGAGTTTTCGGCGCACGCCATTAATGAGGTGTCGCTGTTGCGCCAGACGTCGCAGATCGCGAAGCTGCGCATTCTGGTCAATGGCCAGGAGCGTCTGCCGGAACTCGTCACCGACGGCGTGCTGGTGTCGACGCCCGCTGGCTCCACCGCCTACAATCTTTCCGCCAATGGTCCGATCCTGCCGCTCGATGCGCCGCTCATGGCCCTAACGCCCATCTCCGCTTTCCGCCCGCGCCGCTGGCATGGCGCTTTGCTGCCGGACCTCGCCAAGGTGCGGATCGAGGTCCTCGAAGCGGCGAAGCGGCCGGTCTCCGTCGTCGCCGATCATGACGAATTCCGCGACCTTGCTTATGTGGACGTGGTGATGGACCACGCCACCAGTCTGATCCTGCTCCATGACGCGGGCCATTCGCTGGAAGAACGAATCCTGCGCGAGCAGTTCGGATACTAG
- a CDS encoding ROK family protein: protein MTRDIIRIGVDLGGTKIEAIALNAAGETLARRRVATPADDYAAIVDAVATLVRDIESNIGRRGVVGVGAPGAISTHTGLVKNSNTAAVNGKPLDVDLARALERPVRVANDANCFALSEAIDGAGRGAGVVFGVILGTGVGGGVIVNGKILEGRNRVAGEWGHTPLPWMTAEEYPGSLCFCGHSGCIETFLCGAGLSRDYEKRAGARRHAAEIAALADAGAPAARASLDCYQDRLARALAVVVDLIDPDVIVLGGGLSNISRIYDGLAARVGENAVTDAFDTKILPNAHGDSGGVRGAAWLWGAGEAHQ, encoded by the coding sequence ATGACGCGCGACATTATCCGCATCGGCGTCGATCTCGGCGGCACCAAAATCGAGGCGATCGCGCTCAACGCCGCGGGCGAGACGCTGGCGCGTCGCCGCGTCGCGACGCCCGCCGACGATTATGCGGCGATCGTCGACGCCGTCGCGACTCTCGTGCGCGATATCGAATCGAATATCGGGCGGCGCGGCGTCGTCGGCGTCGGGGCGCCTGGCGCGATCTCGACGCATACCGGCCTCGTGAAAAACTCCAACACGGCCGCCGTCAACGGCAAGCCGCTCGACGTCGATCTCGCGCGGGCGCTCGAACGTCCGGTGCGGGTCGCCAATGACGCCAATTGTTTCGCGCTGTCGGAGGCGATCGACGGCGCCGGCCGCGGCGCCGGCGTGGTGTTCGGCGTCATTCTTGGCACCGGCGTCGGCGGCGGCGTCATCGTCAACGGAAAGATCCTCGAGGGGCGCAATCGCGTCGCCGGCGAATGGGGCCATACGCCGCTGCCGTGGATGACCGCGGAGGAATATCCCGGCAGCCTATGCTTTTGCGGGCACAGCGGCTGCATCGAAACGTTTCTTTGCGGCGCCGGCCTATCGCGCGACTACGAGAAGCGCGCCGGCGCGCGCCGCCATGCGGCCGAAATCGCCGCGCTGGCGGATGCCGGCGCGCCCGCCGCGCGCGCAAGCCTCGATTGCTATCAGGACCGTCTGGCGCGGGCGCTGGCGGTGGTCGTCGATCTCATCGATCCTGACGTCATCGTGCTCGGCGGCGGGCTTTCCAACATCTCGCGGATCTATGACGGACTCGCGGCGCGCGTGGGGGAGAACGCCGTCACCGACGCTTTCGATACGAAAATCCTGCCGAATGCGCATGGCGACTCGGGGGGCGTGCGCGGCGCCGCCTGGCTGTGGGGCGCCGGCGAGGCCCACCAATGA
- a CDS encoding pentapeptide repeat-containing protein — protein MGLSFVLICVASLSSQDLRAQDMLQGVDLAQPAYSKAELTRAEVEAALLHRKSGNRVDLSEKSLNGLDLSGLDLHGVDFRAARMNKTSLAGARLDDAILDQAWLIEADLTGASLKGAHAFAAQMQRMRADRADFAHARLAGDLTGASARGANFSEADLSADMKNQSMGLMRAVLRSAALEGARFHKANLASADLRFARAAGADFSEANLKGADAAGADLTGVNWTGAMTDGLDLDSAQIDAAAGSALAGAQNIDRARVK, from the coding sequence ATGGGTCTGAGCTTCGTCCTCATCTGCGTCGCGTCATTGTCCAGCCAAGACCTGCGCGCGCAGGATATGCTGCAAGGCGTCGATCTTGCGCAGCCGGCCTATTCCAAGGCTGAACTGACGCGCGCCGAGGTCGAAGCGGCGCTGCTGCATCGCAAGAGCGGGAACAGGGTCGATCTTTCGGAAAAGAGCCTCAACGGACTCGATCTTTCCGGACTCGATCTGCACGGCGTCGATTTCCGCGCCGCCCGCATGAACAAGACATCGCTCGCCGGCGCACGGCTGGACGACGCGATCCTTGACCAGGCTTGGCTGATCGAAGCCGACCTCACCGGCGCGTCGCTGAAGGGGGCGCACGCCTTCGCTGCGCAAATGCAGCGCATGCGGGCCGACCGCGCGGACTTCGCGCATGCGCGTCTCGCCGGCGATCTGACCGGCGCATCGGCGCGCGGCGCCAATTTCAGCGAGGCGGATCTCTCCGCCGACATGAAGAACCAATCGATGGGATTGATGCGCGCCGTGCTGCGCTCGGCCGCGCTCGAGGGCGCGCGTTTTCACAAGGCCAATCTCGCGAGCGCCGACCTGCGCTTCGCGCGCGCCGCTGGCGCGGATTTTTCCGAGGCGAATCTGAAGGGCGCCGACGCCGCCGGCGCGGATTTGACCGGCGTAAACTGGACCGGCGCCATGACCGACGGTCTTGATCTCGATTCCGCGCAGATCGACGCCGCCGCCGGGAGCGCGCTCGCAGGCGCGCAAAACATCGATCGCGCCCGCGTGAAATGA
- a CDS encoding OmpA family protein — translation MHLPKKWWIGLPVLLGLGYFAQGALTPRLEDDLRAAVLSRVARSPDAIDRPEVRVSGRDVVLAGVSLSPEAKASLLTALGVETPARRIMDATQPLSRATPFVLRLERRGGKAMISGNVPPTGVRERLRAEIAALGLEVSDSAAYADGAPHAFPDLASFAVRRLAELDPATTTMTDATLAVSGEARSAADYERALAALKASPFESAVKVEVSPPRVSPYVFTAAARDGVISLSGHLPSDDLRKQVVAMAAAAGAGAAVSDATELGAGAPAGDFAGALAFAVGELGKLSQGKVAVSDGKIIIEGQGRQNIFGETIRADAKARLPSGFEIARLDVMAGPMTPYVFSAQRAGGEVTLTGYAPDEAVRNRLIETARRNFFDAKVVDRLMIAKGAPQNFAEATDHSLAALARLDEGKLAISDSNISLAGVARHQSARAEIAASFADALPQSFRGEAQLSTRIVGSPLDASRCAAALSELLAKSPIVFASDDSAIAAESAPLVDAIAATALRCQGATLEIAAHTDNIGIAEVNLGRSKRRAQAVVERLAKAGVDPFRIIAVGHGGERPIASNDSDENRARNRRVEIVVK, via the coding sequence ATGCACCTTCCCAAAAAATGGTGGATTGGACTGCCGGTCCTTTTAGGACTGGGCTATTTTGCGCAGGGCGCGTTGACGCCTCGTCTTGAGGACGATCTGCGCGCCGCCGTCTTGTCGCGAGTCGCACGCTCTCCCGACGCGATCGATAGGCCGGAGGTCCGCGTCTCCGGCCGCGACGTCGTCCTTGCCGGCGTTTCGCTGTCGCCTGAAGCGAAAGCGAGTCTTTTGACGGCCTTAGGCGTTGAGACGCCAGCGCGGCGCATCATGGACGCGACGCAGCCGCTCTCGCGCGCGACGCCCTTTGTTCTGAGACTCGAGCGCCGCGGCGGCAAGGCGATGATCTCGGGCAACGTCCCGCCGACGGGCGTGCGCGAAAGGCTGCGCGCCGAGATCGCCGCCTTAGGCTTGGAAGTGTCGGACTCCGCCGCCTACGCCGACGGCGCGCCGCACGCCTTCCCCGATCTCGCCTCCTTCGCCGTGCGCCGCCTCGCCGAACTTGATCCCGCGACGACGACGATGACCGACGCGACTCTGGCTGTTTCCGGCGAAGCGCGCAGCGCGGCCGATTACGAGCGGGCGCTCGCCGCGCTCAAGGCGTCGCCGTTTGAGAGCGCGGTAAAAGTGGAAGTGTCGCCGCCGCGCGTTTCTCCCTATGTGTTTACAGCGGCGGCGCGCGACGGCGTCATCAGCCTCTCCGGCCATTTGCCGAGCGACGATCTGCGCAAACAGGTCGTCGCCATGGCGGCCGCGGCCGGCGCCGGCGCCGCCGTCAGCGATGCGACCGAGCTCGGCGCCGGCGCGCCGGCTGGCGATTTCGCGGGTGCGCTTGCGTTCGCGGTCGGCGAGCTCGGCAAATTGTCGCAAGGCAAAGTCGCCGTATCGGATGGCAAGATCATCATCGAAGGGCAGGGGCGCCAGAACATATTTGGCGAGACGATCCGCGCCGATGCGAAAGCGCGGTTGCCTTCCGGATTTGAGATCGCGCGGCTCGACGTCATGGCGGGTCCGATGACGCCCTATGTTTTCAGCGCCCAGCGCGCCGGCGGAGAGGTCACGCTCACCGGCTATGCGCCGGACGAGGCCGTCCGTAATCGCCTCATCGAAACCGCGCGCAGGAATTTCTTCGACGCGAAGGTCGTCGATCGGCTCATGATCGCGAAAGGCGCCCCGCAGAACTTCGCGGAAGCGACGGATCATTCCCTTGCTGCGCTCGCGCGACTCGACGAAGGCAAGCTCGCGATCAGCGACTCGAATATCTCGCTCGCGGGCGTCGCGCGTCATCAGAGCGCGCGCGCCGAAATCGCGGCGAGCTTCGCCGATGCGCTTCCGCAGAGTTTCCGCGGCGAGGCGCAGCTGTCGACCCGCATCGTCGGATCGCCGCTCGACGCCAGCCGATGCGCCGCGGCGCTCTCCGAGCTTCTCGCCAAATCGCCGATCGTTTTTGCGTCCGACGATTCGGCGATCGCCGCTGAATCCGCGCCTCTCGTCGATGCGATCGCCGCGACGGCGCTGCGCTGCCAGGGCGCCACTCTCGAAATCGCGGCGCACACCGACAACATCGGCATCGCCGAAGTGAATCTGGGGCGCAGCAAGCGCCGCGCGCAGGCGGTCGTCGAACGGCTGGCGAAGGCCGGAGTCGACCCGTTCAGAATAATCGCCGTCGGCCACGGCGGCGAGCGCCCAATCGCTTCCAATGACAGCGACGAAAATCGCGCGCGCAATCGCCGCGTCGAAATCGTCGTCAAGTAG
- the rnhA gene encoding ribonuclease HI, translated as MTLGVEIWTDGACSGNPGPGGWGAILRFGDREREINGGEPLTTNNRMELMAAIMALETLTRPCAVDLHTDSQYLRSGVTSWIAGWKARGWRTADRKPVKNVDLWQRLEAAAERHEVDWHWVKGHSGHDMNERADELARAGMAPFLPGRPPASARFSSR; from the coding sequence ATGACGCTCGGCGTCGAGATCTGGACCGACGGCGCCTGCTCGGGCAATCCGGGGCCGGGCGGCTGGGGCGCGATACTCCGTTTTGGCGATCGCGAAAGAGAGATCAACGGCGGCGAGCCGCTCACCACCAATAATCGCATGGAGCTGATGGCGGCGATCATGGCGCTTGAAACGCTGACGCGTCCTTGCGCGGTCGATCTGCATACCGATTCGCAATATTTGCGCAGCGGGGTCACCTCATGGATCGCCGGCTGGAAAGCGCGCGGCTGGCGCACCGCCGACCGAAAGCCGGTCAAGAACGTCGATTTGTGGCAAAGGCTCGAAGCGGCGGCGGAGCGGCATGAGGTCGACTGGCATTGGGTCAAAGGCCATTCGGGCCATGACATGAACGAGCGCGCCGACGAGCTGGCGCGGGCCGGCATGGCGCCTTTCCTCCCCGGCAGACCGCCTGCAAGCGCGCGCTTTTCCTCCAGATAG
- the thrB gene encoding homoserine kinase, with protein sequence MAVYTLVDDEELIAFLATYDLGPLLSCKGIAEGVENSNYYLHTGAGSFILTLYEKRVAEADLPFFLNLMEHLAARGVTCPLPVKNRAGLALGRLAGRPAVIVTFLDGYSIHHPETAHCAALGANLAQLHLAGADFAQRRRNALSVEGWRPLFSTCASRAEEVATGLRALVDAELDHLERNWPRELPSGVIHADLFPDNVFFLGERISGLIDFYFACTDAYAYDLAICLNAWCFDAEHRFQPDKGAALLDAYQRIRPLSRAEIEAFPMLARGAALRFLLTRYVDWLNVPPGALVRPKDPREYLAKLRFHQSAADARVYGVGS encoded by the coding sequence ATGGCCGTCTACACGCTGGTTGACGACGAGGAGCTGATCGCTTTTCTCGCGACATACGATCTCGGGCCGCTGCTCTCCTGCAAAGGCATCGCCGAGGGCGTCGAAAACTCCAACTATTATCTCCATACCGGCGCCGGCAGCTTCATCCTCACGCTCTATGAGAAGCGCGTCGCGGAAGCCGATCTGCCATTCTTCCTGAACCTCATGGAACATCTCGCGGCGCGGGGCGTGACCTGTCCGCTGCCGGTGAAAAACCGCGCCGGGCTGGCGCTGGGGCGCCTCGCCGGCCGACCCGCCGTCATCGTCACTTTTCTGGACGGCTATTCGATCCACCATCCGGAAACCGCGCACTGCGCCGCGCTCGGCGCAAATCTCGCGCAACTACATCTCGCCGGCGCCGATTTCGCGCAGCGCCGCCGCAACGCGCTTTCTGTCGAGGGATGGCGGCCGCTTTTTTCGACATGCGCGTCCCGTGCGGAAGAGGTCGCGACGGGATTGCGCGCGCTCGTCGATGCGGAGCTCGATCATCTGGAGCGGAACTGGCCGCGGGAATTGCCGAGCGGCGTCATTCACGCCGATCTTTTCCCCGACAATGTCTTCTTTCTCGGCGAGCGGATCTCGGGGTTGATCGACTTCTATTTCGCCTGCACCGACGCCTACGCGTACGATCTCGCGATCTGCCTCAACGCCTGGTGCTTTGACGCTGAGCATCGCTTTCAACCGGACAAGGGCGCCGCGCTGCTCGACGCCTATCAGCGGATTCGACCGCTGTCCCGCGCCGAGATCGAGGCCTTTCCCATGCTCGCGCGCGGCGCGGCGCTGCGTTTTCTGCTCACCCGCTACGTCGACTGGCTCAACGTGCCGCCAGGCGCGCTGGTGCGTCCCAAGGATCCGCGCGAATATCTCGCCAAGCTCCGGTTTCACCAGTCCGCCGCCGATGCGCGCGTCTATGGAGTCGGTTCATGA